One window from the genome of Lachancea thermotolerans CBS 6340 chromosome B complete sequence encodes:
- the KOG1 gene encoding ubiquitin-binding TORC1 subunit KOG1 (some similarities with uniprot|P38873 Saccharomyces cerevisiae YHR186C KOG1 Subunit of TORC1 a rapamycin-sensitive complex involved in growth control that contains Tor1p or Tor2p Lst8p and Tco89p contains four HEAT repeats and seven WD-40 repeats may act as a scaffold protein to couple TOR and its effectors) yields MPTTYGPQPLRKLNTETRHGFGDQYSSEQYLENLENDFMFYFDDKRHRTNGNPTSPEVKAKDESHYYQPIPDWKIVKERQKTVSAALLLCLNLGVDPPDVAKTHPCARLESWVDPLNFQDSKKAIEQIGKNLQSQYETLSLRTRYKQSLDPCVEDVKRFCNSLRRASKDERILFHYNGHGVPQPTASGEMWVFNRGYTQYIPVSLYDLQTWLGAPCIYVYDCNSAGNIVANFQTFVQKRIKDDQDGNHDPAAPSPTQAYTECIQLASCRANELLPMKPELPADLFTCCLTCPIKISVEIFLMQSPLRESKYSVLFQDYDSRTHRSGEQSSSAKPNVTIPGKLSDRRTPLGELNWIFTAITDTIAWTSLPRPLFKKLFRHDLMVAALFRNFLLAKRIMPWFNCHPVSDPELPDSIADHPMWKSWDLAIDEVLTKLVDDLQNVPLASADLELQPSLQEQQVSDTSIDDPLHSKAAAGTLSTMSLANHQAGSLSQVSQHLSQQQLLQHQHQQQQLQQQQQQQQFTGFFEQNLTAFELWLKYGSNTRHPPEQLPIVLQVLLSQVHRVRALVLLSRFLDLGPWAVYLSLSIGIFPYVLKLLQSPAPELRPILVFIWARIMSIDYKNTQAELIKEKGYLYFVKILVPELGMHPQPGSAPQLQRTISGGGLTMNASTSIGTQRYQFYQNFQNANNPGVAMANNTTDEQKAMAMFVLSSFLRDFSLGQKYCSSLELLGKICYYVETSDVPLLRQWCIVLMGQLYLKNPFNKYLCMTCGFLDKIYTSMKDPIPEIRCAALLAFSMFISEKNDAEMALQMQQEMQQQAQQLQVQLQTLQGGQMQRQQAQAERQLQQLQASLSQMRTMDSRKLKQDEIKMTIEALGLVNDGSPLVRKELIISLSRIVHRYINFFFVIAFNELCDEISQLESTGDSAALESKQSIAHGSIFNTVWKSLLILAEDPYLENKTLAQQVVDYVFTKLNVHSQLNEVVLLMELYLVKHTSCNATGHGATTVSILPTAKRPLSLSANKREATSNSETPKSGIFKRSISLNGLLKALGWEQDQEDSSQETPSNRSFGRLQGNNLLTVPYGVSPSATTPRYKKPKGPIDMPLKSSFLDYSREYFQEPQMKKQEADEPGSVEYTSRLWRRNRNESIIQRTQAQKRLALYGDWSNKIGTLDNKTQPKLLKFSQFENYIACSDDRDNISIFDWVDKSKLSTFSNGNPFGTKITDMSYLNEDDVPLLLAGSSDGIVKIYKNFQDLEELELVSSWRGLTDLLLTPRSTGLLTEWQQSRGSLLVTGDAKIIRVWDALTETIEVDIPAKSSSLITSITSDQLSGHMFVTGFSDGSLRAYDRRVDPRDSMVRLWRSGDGKSNFGINNIHLQRGGYRELVSGTENGLVELWDLRYQNSIGKFKDEGDKSSSMTTMTSMKVHEHAPVIATGTKSLKIWTTSGDLLSSFKNNTPAHAGGVAGTLATGISASRISSSFISTMAFHPHEMILAAANSHNSSINIYECYEGKTDYLYY; encoded by the coding sequence ATGCCAACGACCTATGGGCCTCAGCCCCTCCGTAAACTCAATACGGAAACGAGGCATGGGTTCGGCGATCAATATTCTTCGGAACAGTACCTCGAGAACCTAGAAAATGACTTTATGTTTTATTTTGATGATAAAAGGCACAGGACCAACGGCAACCCTACTTCACCTGAAGTTAAGGCCAAAGATGAAAGCCACTACTATCAGCCCATCCCAGATTGGAAGATAGTAAAAGAACGACAAAAAACCGTTTCCGCAGCGTTACTGCTGTGTCTGAATCTTGGAGTTGATCCTCCTGATGTTGCCAAAACACATCCATGCGCGAGATTGGAGTCCTGGGTTGATCCACTCAATTTCCAAGACTCAAAAAAGGCCATTGAGCAAATTGGGAAGAACCTGCAGTCACAGTACGAAACTCTATCTTTAAGGACCCGGTATAAGCAATCTTTAGATCCCTGCGTCGAAGATGTGAAAAGGTTTTGTAACTCCTTGCGGCGGGCCTCCAAGGATGAGAGAATCCTTTTTCATTACAACGGCCACGGCGTCCCTCAACCTACGGCTTCTGGAGAGATGTGGGTCTTTAATCGCGGATACACACAATACATTCCGGTGTCACTGTACGACCTCCAGACCTGGCTTGGCGCCCCCTGCATATATGTCTATGACTGCAACAGTGCTGGCAATATAGTCGCCAACTTTCAAACATTTGTACAAAAGAGAATTAAAGACGATCAGGATGGAAATCATGACCCTGCGGCACCTTCGCCCACTCAGGCCTACACTGAGTGTATTCAGTTGGCGTCCTGTAGAGCGAATGAATTGCTACCAATGAAGCCAGAGCTTCCAGCAGATCTCTTTACATGCTGCTTAACCTGCCCAATCAAAATCAGTGTTGAGATCTTTCTCATGCAATCTCCATTGAGAGAGTCCAAGTATTCGGTTCTGTTTCAAGACTACGATTCACGAACTCATAGATCAGGAGAGCAATCGTCTTCCGCAAAGCCTAATGTTACAATTCCTGGCAAGCTATCCGATAGGAGAACTCCACTGGGTGAGTTAAATTGGATCTTCACTGCAATAACGGATACCATAGCCTGGACCTCCCTACCGCGCCCGCtattcaaaaagcttttcagacATGATCTCATGGTCGCTGCTCTCTTTAGGAATTTTCTCCTTGCAAAGCGCATTATGCCTTGGTTCAATTGCCACCCGGTTTCTGATCCAGAGCTTCCTGATTCGATAGCAGATCACCCAATGTGGAAGTCTTGGGACTTAGCTATTGACGAGGTCTTAACAAAACTTGTTGACGACCTTCAAAATGTGCCATTGGCCTCTGCAGACCTAGAACTGCAGCCATCTCTGCAAGAGCAGCAGGTATCGGATACATCGATCGATGACCCACTGCACTCTAAAGCGGCTGCAGGCACTTTAAGCACGATGTCATTAGCGAATCACCAAGCAGGAAGCCTGTCACAGGTGTCGCAACATCTCTCTCAACAGCAGCTATTACAACATcagcaccaacaacagcaactgcagcagcaacaacagcagcaacagttTACAggattttttgagcagaaCTTGActgcttttgaactctGGCTTAAGTATGGGTCAAACACCCGCCACCCACCAGAGCAACTGCCAATCGTTTTACAGGTTCTGTTATCTCAGGTTCATCGTGTTCGGGCGCTGGTCTTGCTTTCCCGGTTTTTGGATTTAGGACCCTGGGCCGTCTATCTTTCATTATCAATTGGGATATTTCCATATgtcttgaagcttttacAAAGCCCTGCTCCGGAACTCAGGCCAATTCTGGTTTTCATATGGGCCAGAATTATGTCCATAGACTATAAAAACACCCAGGCCGAGTTGATTAAAGAAAAGGGATATCTTTACTTTGTCAAAATATTAGTGCCCGAGTTGGGTATGCATCCGCAGCCGGGAAGTGCCcctcaacttcaaaggACTATTAGTGGTGGCGGTTTGACTATGAATGCTAGCACAAGCATCGGAACACAGCGTTATCAGTTTTACCaaaatttccaaaatgcCAATAATCCTGGAGTAGCCATGGCAAACAACACGACTGATGAACAGAAGGCCATGGCTATGTTTGTGCTCTCATCCTTCCTACGCGACTTTTCCCTGGGGCAAAAATATTGCTCCTCATTAGAACTTCTCGGCAAGATATGTTATTATGTTGAAACGTCCGATGTTCCGCTACTACGGCAGTGGTGCATCGTGCTCATGGGCCAATTATATTTAAAGAACcctttcaacaaatatTTGTGCATGACTTGCGGGTTTTTAGACAAAATCTACACCTCTATGAAGGATCCCATTCCTGAGATTCGTTGTGCCGCGTTGTTAGCTTTCAGCATGTTCATTTCAGAGAAGAATGATGCCGAGATGGCTCTTCAGATGCAACAAGAAATGCAACAGCAGGCAcaacagcttcaagttcagcTTCAAACGTTACAAGGTGGTCAAATGCAGCGGCAGCAAGCTCAAGCTGAGCGCCAGCtgcaacaacttcaagcttcGCTGTCTCAGATGAGAACTATGGATTCAAGGAAACTGAAACAAGACGAGATCAAAATGACTATTGAGGCCTTAGGCTTGGTAAATGACGGGTCACCGTTGGTGAGGAAAGAGCTAATCATCTCCTTGTCTCGTATTGTGCACCGGTAcatcaacttcttttttgttatAGCTTTCAATGAGTTATGTGATGAGATTTCTCAGCTGGAGTCCACAGGTGACAGTGCAGCATTAGAAAGCAAGCAGTCGATAGCTCATGGGTCCATTTTCAACACAGTTTGGAAGTCCCTTCTCATTCTCGCAGAGGACCCCTacctcgaaaacaaaactttgGCGCAACAGGTAGTGGATTATGTTTTCACCAAGCTCAATGTCCACTCTCAGCTCAATGAAGTGGTATTGTTAATGGAACTATATTTGGTGAAGCACACCTCCTGCAATGCCACTGGTCACGGAGCAACAACAGTATCTATACTTCCCACAGCAAAAAGGCCCCTCAGTTTGTCTGCGAACAAAAGGGAGGCTACTAGCAACTCAGAAACTCCAAAATCAggtattttcaaaagaagcattTCTTTGAATGGACTTCTGAAAGCTCTCGGCTGGGAGCAGGACCAGGAGGATTCTTCGCAGGAAACTCCCTCTAACCGATCATTCGGAAGACTTCAGGGCAATAATCTTTTGACTGTACCGTATGGAGTATCTCCTTCGGCGACTACCCCAAGGTACAAAAAACCTAAAGGCCCTATTGATATGCCTCTgaaaagcagctttttggactACTCACGGGAGTactttcaagaacctcagatgaaaaaacaagaagccGACGAACCTGGTAGTGTTGAGTATACCTCGAGACTCTGGCGCAGAAACAGAAATGAGTCCATAATCCAGAGGACCCAGGCTCAGAAGAGACTGGCACTCTATGGGGACTGGTCTAACAAGATCGGAACATTAGATAACAAAACACAGCCAAAGCTGCTAAAATTCAGCCAATTCGAGAACTACATTGCATGCTCCGACGACAGAGACAATATTTCGATTTTTGATTGGGTTGATAAAAGCAAGCTTTCTACGTTCTCAAATGGCAATCCCTTTGGTACCAAAATTACAGACATGAGTTACCTAAATGAAGATGATGTGCCCCTGCTTCTCGCAGGCTCTTCTGACGGTATAGTCAAAATTTACAAGAActttcaagaccttgagGAGCTAGAACTTGTTTCCTCGTGGAGGGGCCTTACTGACTTACTGTTGACACCGAGGTCAACTGGGTTGCTAACAGAGTGGCAGCAGAGCAGGGGATCGCTCTTGGTGACTGGAGATGCTAAAATAATCAGAGTATGGGATGCCTTGACCGAGACCATTGAAGTTGATATACCTGCGAAATCTTCATCGCTCATCACTTCTATTACGTCGGACCAACTTTCAGGGCACATGTTCGTAACAGGTTTCTCCGATGGATCTCTTCGAGCATATGATCGTCGCGTCGACCCCAGAGATTCCATGGTGAGACTATGGAGATCTGGGGACGGAAAATCCAATTTTGGGATAAACAACATCCACTTACAGAGGGGCGGGTACCGTGAACTGGTTAGCGGAACCGAAAATGGTCTTGTAGAACTCTGGGATCTCCGGTACCAAAACTCAATAGGGAAGTTTAAAGATGAAGGTGACAAGAGCTCGTCCATGACTACCATGACTTCGATGAAGGTGCACGAGCATGCGCCTGTGATCGCCACTGGTACTAAATCGTTAAAGATCTGGACTACTTCAGGTGATCTGCTGTCGTCCTTTAAGAACAATACGCCAGCACACGCAGGCGGTGTTGCTGGCACACTCGCCACGGGAATAAGCGcatcaagaatttcaagTTCGTTTATTTCCACGATGGCTTTCCATCCTCATGAGATGATCCTGGCCGCTGCAAACTCTCACAACTCGAGCATCAATATCTACGAATGTTATGAAGGAAAGACAGACTACCTGTACTACTAA